A stretch of Vannielia litorea DNA encodes these proteins:
- a CDS encoding PaaX family transcriptional regulator C-terminal domain-containing protein: MSATAEAPDLTPEFHAAAAPLRPGDHRVWSLIVTVFGDLARAEGAQIDGAALGRIMEAVGVRPEAMRVALHRLRKEGWIESRKAGRGAVHALTAEGRAQSEAAAPRIYAARPEVPERWFLAVGEGAVEAGAGEVQLAGNVVLSAVPAAGLAAGEVAEVPGWVKATLCSGALFDEAAALERALGAVKPPKRLAPLEVAALRALVVHSWRRVALRTPAVPARFMPEGWAGERCRALVVALLTALPRPEVGQI; encoded by the coding sequence ATGAGCGCCACCGCCGAAGCCCCTGACCTGACGCCCGAATTCCATGCCGCCGCCGCGCCGCTTCGGCCCGGTGACCACCGGGTGTGGTCGCTCATCGTGACGGTTTTCGGAGACCTGGCTCGCGCCGAGGGGGCACAGATCGACGGGGCGGCGCTGGGACGGATCATGGAGGCGGTGGGCGTGAGGCCCGAGGCCATGCGCGTGGCGCTGCACCGGCTGCGCAAGGAGGGCTGGATCGAGAGCCGGAAGGCCGGGCGCGGGGCGGTGCATGCCCTCACCGCCGAAGGGCGGGCGCAGTCCGAGGCGGCGGCGCCAAGGATCTACGCGGCACGCCCCGAGGTGCCGGAGCGGTGGTTCCTGGCGGTGGGCGAGGGCGCGGTGGAGGCCGGGGCGGGAGAGGTTCAGCTGGCCGGCAACGTGGTGCTCAGCGCCGTGCCTGCCGCCGGTCTGGCCGCCGGAGAGGTGGCCGAGGTGCCGGGGTGGGTGAAGGCAACGCTTTGTTCCGGGGCACTTTTTGACGAGGCGGCGGCGCTCGAGCGGGCGCTGGGCGCGGTGAAGCCGCCCAAGCGGCTCGCGCCGCTCGAGGTGGCCGCGCTGCGGGCGCTGGTGGTGCATTCGTGGCGCCGGGTGGCGCTGCGGACGCCGGCGGTGCCGGCGCGGTTCATGCCCGAGGGCTGGGCGGGGGAGCGGTGCCGGGCGCTGGTGGTGGCGCTGCTGACAGCGCTTCCAAGGCCGGAGGTCGGACAGATCTAG
- the paaZ gene encoding phenylacetic acid degradation bifunctional protein PaaZ, producing MIEVGSYVGGVWMAPGEGARDIHDAVTGERIARAGNGALDAGALLEHGRRVGGPVLRAMGFKARAKMLKALALHLSGQKEALYELSYTTGGTAVDHMIDVDGGIGTLFVFASKGVKELPEEGPLLDGEVEFFGKAGSFGGRHICVPLQGVAVHVNAFNFPVWGMLEKLAPCLLAGVPAVVKPATATAHVTEACVRMMLEAGVLPEGALQLVTGGLGDTLDRLGPQDVVTFTGSAETALKLRGTPALLRNSVRFTAEQDSLNASILGPDAGPDSPEFDLFVKEVHREMTAKAGQKCTAIRRILVPEARVDAVIEAISARLAKTVVGDPREEGVRMGALVSAGQAEDVLEKARVIGSEAELVYGGMEGFSPVGDRAVPGAFVAPHLFRADPDAARRVHDTEAFGPVSTVMGYRDIAHACEIAARGEGSLVASVITHDPAVAQEAVMGLAAWHGRVYLNDRMSMKESTGHGAPMPQMVHGGPGRAGGGEELGGIRAVKHYMQRTAVQGSPEMLRAVSGVQVKGAPEVASEGHPFRRKFGELEVGQVLQTEAREITLEDIEHFAEFTGDTFYAHMDEAAAARNPFFPGRVAHGYLLLSFAAGLFVDPEEGPVLANTGLEKLAFLQPVVPGDSISVRLTVARKKRRTAEHGEVRWAVEILRQDGEVVAEYELLTMVAG from the coding sequence ATGATCGAGGTTGGCAGCTACGTGGGTGGCGTGTGGATGGCCCCGGGCGAGGGCGCGCGGGACATCCACGATGCGGTGACGGGCGAGCGGATTGCCCGGGCGGGCAATGGCGCGCTCGATGCGGGCGCGCTGCTGGAGCATGGGCGCAGGGTCGGCGGCCCGGTGCTGCGGGCGATGGGGTTCAAGGCGCGGGCGAAGATGCTGAAGGCGCTGGCGCTGCATTTGAGCGGCCAGAAGGAAGCGCTCTACGAGCTGAGCTACACCACCGGCGGCACGGCCGTTGATCACATGATCGACGTGGACGGCGGCATCGGCACGCTCTTTGTTTTCGCCTCGAAGGGGGTAAAGGAGCTGCCCGAGGAGGGGCCGCTGCTGGACGGCGAGGTGGAGTTCTTCGGCAAGGCGGGCAGCTTTGGCGGGCGGCACATCTGCGTGCCGCTCCAAGGGGTTGCGGTGCATGTCAACGCCTTCAACTTCCCGGTCTGGGGGATGCTGGAGAAGCTCGCGCCCTGCCTGCTGGCGGGTGTGCCTGCGGTGGTCAAGCCCGCGACGGCGACCGCTCATGTGACCGAGGCCTGCGTGCGGATGATGCTGGAGGCCGGTGTGCTGCCCGAGGGTGCCTTGCAGCTGGTAACGGGGGGCCTTGGCGATACGCTCGACCGGCTCGGGCCGCAGGACGTGGTGACCTTTACCGGCTCGGCGGAGACGGCGCTGAAGTTGCGCGGCACGCCGGCGCTGCTGCGCAACTCGGTGCGGTTCACGGCGGAGCAGGATTCGCTCAATGCCTCGATCCTCGGGCCGGATGCGGGGCCGGACAGCCCGGAGTTCGACCTTTTCGTGAAGGAAGTGCACCGGGAGATGACCGCGAAGGCGGGGCAGAAGTGCACCGCGATCCGGCGGATCCTCGTGCCCGAGGCGCGAGTCGATGCGGTGATCGAGGCGATCTCGGCGCGGCTGGCGAAGACGGTGGTGGGCGATCCGCGCGAAGAGGGCGTGCGGATGGGCGCGCTGGTGAGTGCGGGGCAGGCGGAGGATGTGCTGGAGAAGGCCCGCGTGATCGGCTCCGAGGCGGAGCTGGTCTACGGCGGGATGGAAGGGTTCTCGCCGGTGGGCGACCGGGCCGTGCCGGGGGCTTTCGTGGCGCCGCACCTGTTTCGGGCCGATCCGGATGCCGCCCGGCGCGTGCATGACACCGAGGCCTTTGGGCCGGTCAGCACGGTGATGGGCTACCGCGACATCGCCCACGCCTGCGAGATCGCGGCGCGGGGCGAGGGATCGCTGGTGGCGAGCGTGATCACTCATGATCCGGCGGTGGCGCAGGAGGCGGTGATGGGCCTCGCGGCCTGGCACGGGCGGGTCTACCTCAACGACCGGATGTCGATGAAGGAGAGCACCGGCCATGGCGCGCCTATGCCGCAGATGGTGCATGGCGGACCGGGCCGCGCGGGTGGTGGCGAGGAGCTGGGCGGGATCCGTGCGGTGAAGCACTACATGCAGCGGACTGCGGTGCAGGGCTCGCCCGAGATGCTGCGGGCGGTGAGCGGGGTGCAGGTGAAGGGCGCGCCGGAGGTGGCGAGCGAGGGCCATCCGTTCCGCCGGAAGTTCGGCGAGCTGGAGGTGGGCCAGGTTCTGCAGACGGAGGCCCGCGAGATCACGCTGGAAGATATCGAACATTTCGCCGAGTTCACCGGCGATACCTTCTATGCCCATATGGATGAGGCGGCGGCGGCGCGAAACCCGTTCTTTCCGGGCCGCGTGGCCCATGGATACCTGCTGCTCAGCTTTGCGGCAGGCCTTTTCGTGGACCCGGAGGAAGGGCCGGTGCTGGCCAACACCGGGCTGGAGAAGCTTGCCTTTTTGCAACCTGTGGTGCCGGGCGACAGCATCAGCGTGAGGCTGACGGTCGCCCGCAAGAAGCGGCGCACGGCGGAGCATGGAGAGGTGCGCTGGGCGGTGGAAATCCTGCGGCAGGACGGCGAGGTGGTGGCCGAATACGAGCTGCTGACCATGGTGGCGGGCTAG
- the paaG gene encoding 2-(1,2-epoxy-1,2-dihydrophenyl)acetyl-CoA isomerase PaaG, which produces MSDTIQVARHGDWVEITLHRPEKLNSFNEDMHLALRAALDGAAQARAILLTGAGRGFCAGQDLGDRDPARMKGTPDLSQTLTRFYNPLIRQIRALPCPVICAVNGVAAGAGANVALACDIVLAAQSARFIQSFGKIGLVPDAGGTWSLPHLVGMARAKALALTAEPLPAETAADWGLIWKALPDDQLMPEARALADRLAKGPTHGLGQIKAALHAAPGNTMDEQLDLEAATQKLCGAHPDYAEGVAAFLAKRAPVFGAKP; this is translated from the coding sequence ATGAGCGATACCATACAGGTGGCGCGGCACGGCGACTGGGTTGAAATCACCCTCCACCGGCCGGAAAAACTCAACAGTTTCAACGAGGACATGCATCTTGCCCTGCGCGCGGCGCTGGACGGCGCGGCCCAGGCCCGCGCGATCCTTCTCACCGGCGCCGGGCGCGGCTTCTGCGCCGGGCAAGACCTCGGCGACCGTGACCCGGCCAGGATGAAAGGCACGCCAGACCTCTCCCAGACCCTCACCAGGTTCTACAACCCGCTGATCCGCCAGATCCGCGCCCTGCCCTGCCCGGTGATCTGCGCCGTCAACGGCGTGGCCGCAGGCGCCGGCGCCAACGTGGCGCTCGCCTGCGACATCGTACTGGCCGCGCAATCGGCCAGGTTCATCCAGAGTTTCGGCAAGATCGGCCTTGTGCCCGACGCGGGCGGCACATGGTCCCTCCCCCACCTCGTCGGCATGGCCCGCGCCAAGGCTCTTGCGCTCACCGCCGAGCCCCTGCCCGCCGAAACCGCTGCCGACTGGGGCCTGATCTGGAAGGCCCTGCCCGACGACCAGCTCATGCCCGAGGCCCGCGCCCTCGCCGACAGGCTCGCCAAGGGCCCGACCCACGGCCTCGGCCAGATCAAGGCCGCCCTCCACGCCGCGCCCGGCAACACGATGGACGAACAGCTCGACCTCGAAGCGGCCACCCAGAAGCTCTGCGGCGCGCACCCCGACTATGCCGAGGGCGTCGCCGCCTTTCTCGCCAAGCGCGCTCCCGTCTTCGGAGCCAAGCCATGA
- the paaI gene encoding hydroxyphenylacetyl-CoA thioesterase PaaI: MTPQERAAQSAAVMWAQDAASKWLGMELGEVTEGAATLTLKIEPHHCNGHGICHGGVIFALADSAFAFACNSRNQSTVAQQNQITYLAPGRLGETLTARAVETSLQGRTGLTDVSVTGAEGRVIARFRGLSRAIPGTLFDESAAP; encoded by the coding sequence ATGACGCCGCAGGAGCGGGCGGCGCAGTCTGCCGCCGTGATGTGGGCGCAGGATGCCGCCTCCAAATGGCTCGGCATGGAGCTGGGCGAGGTAACGGAAGGTGCCGCCACGCTCACCCTCAAGATCGAGCCGCACCACTGCAACGGCCACGGCATCTGCCACGGCGGCGTGATCTTTGCCCTGGCCGACTCTGCCTTCGCCTTTGCCTGCAACAGCCGCAACCAGTCCACCGTGGCCCAGCAGAACCAGATCACCTACCTCGCCCCCGGCCGCCTTGGCGAAACACTCACGGCAAGGGCCGTGGAAACCAGCCTGCAAGGCCGCACCGGCCTGACGGATGTGAGCGTCACCGGCGCGGAGGGGCGCGTGATCGCCCGGTTCCGCGGCCTCTCCCGCGCCATCCCCGGCACCCTCTTCGACGAAAGCGCAGCGCCATGA
- the paaK gene encoding phenylacetate--CoA ligase PaaK, whose translation MIDLTPPRDTLDPIETASRDEIGALQLERLKWSLNHAYANVPFYRARFDAAGVHPDDLTSLTDLAKFPLTAKSDLRDNYPFGLFAVPRERILRLHASSGTTGKPTVVGYTARDIETWATVVARSIRASGGKAGDIIHVAYGYGLFTGGLGAHYGAEKLGCTVVPVSGGMTERQVTLIEDFKPSVIMVTPSYMLSILDAYRAAGLDPAQSPLKVGIFGAEPWTNAMRAEIEQAFNMHAVDIYGLSEVIGPGVANECVESKDGLHIWEDHFYPEIIDPETGAPVAEGELGELVFTTLTKEGMPIIRYRTRDLTRLLPGTARSMRRMEKVTGRSDDMIILRGVNVFPTQIEEQLLKCRGLAPHFQIELTREGRMDALTVHCEHLGEASSSEASAKEFAHHIKSVVGITARIVVHDPEGVARSQGKAQRVVDNRPKG comes from the coding sequence ATGATCGACCTCACGCCCCCCCGCGATACGCTCGACCCCATCGAAACCGCCTCCCGCGACGAGATCGGGGCGCTGCAACTGGAGCGCCTCAAGTGGTCGCTGAACCACGCCTACGCCAACGTGCCCTTCTACCGCGCCAGGTTCGACGCGGCAGGCGTCCACCCCGACGACCTCACGTCCCTGACCGACCTCGCGAAATTCCCCCTCACCGCCAAGTCCGATCTGCGAGACAACTACCCCTTCGGCCTCTTCGCCGTGCCGCGCGAGCGCATCCTGCGCCTCCACGCCTCCTCCGGCACCACCGGCAAGCCAACCGTCGTGGGCTACACCGCCCGCGATATCGAGACCTGGGCCACCGTGGTCGCCCGCTCGATCCGCGCTTCCGGCGGCAAGGCTGGTGACATCATCCACGTCGCCTACGGCTACGGCCTCTTCACCGGCGGGCTCGGAGCCCACTACGGCGCCGAAAAGCTGGGCTGCACCGTGGTCCCCGTCTCCGGCGGCATGACCGAGCGCCAGGTGACCCTGATCGAAGATTTCAAACCCTCCGTCATCATGGTCACCCCCTCCTACATGCTGTCGATCCTCGACGCCTATCGCGCCGCCGGGCTCGACCCCGCGCAAAGCCCGCTCAAGGTCGGCATCTTCGGGGCGGAACCCTGGACCAACGCGATGCGGGCGGAAATTGAACAGGCGTTCAACATGCACGCCGTTGATATCTATGGCCTCTCCGAGGTCATCGGCCCCGGCGTGGCGAACGAGTGTGTCGAATCCAAGGACGGGCTGCATATCTGGGAAGACCACTTCTACCCCGAGATCATCGACCCCGAGACAGGCGCGCCCGTCGCCGAAGGCGAGCTGGGTGAACTGGTCTTCACCACGCTGACCAAGGAGGGCATGCCGATCATCCGCTACCGCACCCGCGACCTCACCCGCCTTCTGCCGGGCACCGCCCGCTCCATGCGGCGGATGGAAAAGGTGACAGGCCGCAGCGACGACATGATCATCCTGCGCGGGGTAAATGTCTTTCCGACCCAGATCGAGGAGCAGCTCCTCAAATGCCGCGGCCTCGCCCCGCATTTCCAGATCGAACTCACCCGCGAGGGCAGGATGGATGCGCTGACGGTCCATTGCGAGCACTTGGGCGAGGCGAGCTCCTCAGAGGCCTCCGCGAAGGAGTTCGCCCACCACATCAAGTCGGTCGTCGGAATCACCGCCCGTATCGTGGTTCACGATCCCGAGGGCGTCGCCCGCTCGCAGGGCAAGGCCCAGCGCGTCGTCGACAACCGCCCGAAAGGCTGA
- a CDS encoding TetR/AcrR family transcriptional regulator, with the protein MARPIAADHEEKREHILLTAARVFAEGGYDRASMAQVARACGVSKALIYHYYDSKEALLFDILDVHLKRLRDRIRAVEAEEAEARPRLIAMLRVILRDYEGADHKHQLQMNALATLPEPSQAVLKDYQRDMVRRLSAALAALAPPELAASGARLRDVTMSVFGMLNWFHMWQPHATPEARDDYAGLVAALALDGLKGVPPAPAARGGPAPHTPRGI; encoded by the coding sequence ATGGCCCGCCCCATCGCTGCCGACCACGAGGAAAAGCGGGAGCACATCCTGCTCACCGCGGCCCGCGTCTTTGCCGAGGGTGGCTACGACCGTGCCTCGATGGCACAGGTCGCCCGCGCCTGTGGCGTCTCCAAGGCGCTGATCTACCACTATTACGACAGCAAGGAGGCGCTGCTCTTCGATATCCTCGATGTGCACCTCAAGCGCCTGCGCGACCGGATCCGCGCGGTGGAGGCCGAAGAGGCCGAGGCCCGGCCCCGGCTCATCGCCATGCTGCGGGTGATCCTGCGTGACTACGAGGGCGCCGACCACAAGCACCAGCTCCAGATGAACGCCCTGGCCACCCTGCCCGAGCCGAGCCAGGCGGTGCTGAAGGACTACCAGCGCGACATGGTGCGCCGCCTCTCCGCCGCCCTTGCCGCCCTCGCGCCTCCCGAGCTTGCGGCCTCCGGGGCGCGACTGCGCGACGTCACCATGTCGGTCTTCGGAATGCTCAACTGGTTCCACATGTGGCAACCCCATGCCACGCCCGAGGCGCGCGACGACTATGCCGGCCTCGTGGCCGCGCTGGCGCTCGACGGGTTGAAGGGCGTGCCACCCGCACCCGCAGCCCGTGGGGGGCCAGCCCCCCACACCCCCCGAGGTATTTGA
- a CDS encoding CRTAC1 family protein, with product MSGAVAVALVAGPALAEPRFEPVALPVEHIYTGGWEHFVGGGVAVFDCSGDGLPEIVAAGGASPAVLLRNGGGMRFTVGGFPEIAEVSGVWPIDIDSDGVTDLVLGRVGPNILLRGTGDCGFEKADWGFDGGDRWSPAFSATWEAGQSWPTLAFGNYVDRDNPDGPFEACDVNHLHRPNGEGYGPVTVLEPGFCALSILFSDWARRGQQDLRVSNDRHYYVSGGTEQMWRLDKEPRLLGEAEGFEPVSIWGMGIASRDLTGDGRPEVMLTSMGDQVLMEWNGEGYVRAPWERGATATRPHTREDGRPSTGWHAEFGDVDNDGRADLFIAKGNVDQMPGMAMDDPNNLLMQGADGVFREAAAEAGVASGARSRGAALANLDGDGRLDLVVVNRRDPMEVYRNVTEGTGNWLAVSPRQEGANRDAVGAWVEVRAQGRTEAQERTIGGGHGGAQLMPLHFGLGAAQAPEARVIWPDGTVGPWVAIEAGRSYSVVYPGDRWRAD from the coding sequence CTGAGCGGTGCGGTCGCGGTGGCCCTGGTGGCCGGACCGGCGCTGGCGGAACCGCGCTTCGAGCCGGTCGCGCTTCCGGTCGAGCACATCTACACCGGCGGCTGGGAGCACTTCGTGGGCGGCGGCGTGGCGGTGTTCGACTGCTCGGGCGACGGGCTGCCCGAGATTGTTGCCGCAGGCGGTGCGTCGCCCGCGGTGCTGCTGCGCAATGGCGGCGGCATGCGGTTCACGGTGGGCGGCTTTCCGGAGATCGCCGAGGTCAGCGGGGTCTGGCCCATCGACATCGACAGCGACGGGGTGACCGACCTCGTGCTGGGGCGGGTCGGCCCCAACATCCTGCTGCGCGGCACCGGCGATTGCGGCTTCGAAAAGGCCGATTGGGGCTTTGACGGCGGCGACCGCTGGAGCCCCGCGTTTTCGGCCACCTGGGAGGCGGGGCAGAGCTGGCCCACCCTGGCCTTCGGCAACTACGTCGACCGCGACAACCCCGATGGTCCCTTCGAGGCCTGTGACGTGAACCACCTCCATCGCCCCAATGGCGAGGGCTATGGCCCTGTCACGGTGCTCGAGCCCGGCTTCTGCGCGCTGTCGATCCTGTTCTCGGACTGGGCAAGGCGCGGCCAGCAGGATCTGCGGGTGTCCAATGACCGGCACTACTACGTGTCGGGCGGGACCGAGCAGATGTGGCGGCTCGACAAGGAGCCGCGCCTGCTGGGCGAGGCGGAGGGCTTCGAGCCGGTGTCGATCTGGGGCATGGGGATTGCCAGCCGCGACCTCACCGGCGACGGCCGGCCCGAGGTGATGCTCACCTCGATGGGCGACCAGGTGCTGATGGAGTGGAACGGCGAGGGCTACGTGCGCGCGCCCTGGGAGCGCGGCGCCACGGCGACGCGGCCCCATACGCGCGAGGACGGGCGGCCGAGCACCGGCTGGCACGCCGAGTTCGGCGATGTCGACAACGACGGGCGGGCCGACCTGTTCATCGCCAAGGGCAATGTCGACCAGATGCCCGGCATGGCGATGGACGACCCGAACAACCTGCTGATGCAGGGGGCCGACGGGGTGTTCCGCGAGGCGGCGGCCGAGGCCGGCGTGGCCTCGGGCGCGCGCTCGCGCGGCGCCGCGCTGGCCAATCTCGACGGCGACGGGCGGCTCGATCTGGTGGTTGTCAACCGGCGCGATCCGATGGAGGTCTATCGCAACGTGACCGAGGGCACCGGCAACTGGCTTGCCGTGTCGCCCCGGCAGGAAGGCGCCAACCGCGATGCGGTGGGGGCCTGGGTCGAGGTGCGGGCGCAGGGTCGGACCGAGGCGCAGGAGCGCACCATCGGCGGCGGCCATGGCGGCGCGCAGCTCATGCCGCTGCACTTCGGGCTGGGCGCCGCGCAGGCGCCGGAAGCGCGGGTGATCTGGCCGGACGGGACCGTCGGCCCCTGGGTTGCGATCGAGGCGGGGCGGTCCTACAGCGTCGTCTACCCCGGCGACCGGTGGCGCGCCGACTGA
- a CDS encoding ROK family protein, with the protein MQLDLTQRESGDTALSAGCGPIRRGNGTEASGPLRRLAYERIRSAGQIARVDLARELDVSPATVTAVVAELLGTALVEEVEGPARPGARGRPPVALRVRGEAGYVIGMKLAEFKHTAVLTDMAGNTLASGTLARPSQARSLKGVLEEAATLAGDVITRAGVRKADVIALGAGLPGLIDHPEGLVLWSSVLEGEGVPLASRLSDALGIPTWIDNDTNLLTLAELWFGRGRSARDFAVVSIEQGVGMGLVLGQGLYRGAHSLALELGHTKVQLDGALCRCGQRGCLEAYTSDYALVREAHTALELDSRLQLSPQMVLESLHDRAKAGNEAARSIFRRAGRYMAAGLANVINLFDPSLIILSGERMQYQYLYAEEVMREMEELIVGRGRKAPEVAVNAWGDLVWARGAAALALEVAADKLAGRGAS; encoded by the coding sequence ATGCAGCTCGATCTGACACAGCGGGAGTCCGGCGACACGGCGCTGTCGGCAGGCTGCGGGCCGATCCGGCGCGGCAACGGGACCGAGGCGAGCGGGCCGTTGCGCCGGCTGGCCTACGAGCGGATTCGCAGTGCCGGGCAGATCGCCAGGGTCGACCTTGCGCGCGAGCTCGACGTGAGCCCGGCCACGGTCACGGCGGTGGTGGCCGAGCTGCTCGGAACCGCGCTGGTGGAAGAGGTCGAGGGCCCGGCCCGACCCGGCGCGCGCGGACGCCCGCCGGTGGCGCTCCGGGTGCGCGGCGAGGCCGGCTACGTGATCGGGATGAAGCTCGCGGAGTTCAAGCACACCGCCGTGCTCACCGACATGGCGGGCAACACGCTGGCTTCGGGCACGCTGGCGCGCCCCTCGCAGGCGCGCTCGTTGAAGGGCGTATTGGAGGAGGCCGCGACCCTTGCAGGCGACGTGATCACCCGGGCCGGCGTGCGCAAGGCCGACGTGATCGCGCTGGGCGCGGGCCTGCCGGGGCTGATCGACCACCCCGAGGGCCTGGTGCTGTGGTCGTCGGTGCTGGAGGGCGAAGGCGTGCCGCTCGCCAGCCGGCTCTCGGACGCGCTGGGCATTCCGACATGGATCGACAATGACACCAACCTGCTGACCCTGGCCGAGCTGTGGTTCGGCCGCGGCCGGAGCGCGCGCGACTTTGCCGTGGTCTCCATCGAGCAGGGCGTCGGCATGGGGCTGGTGCTGGGGCAGGGGCTCTATCGCGGTGCACATTCGCTGGCCCTGGAGCTGGGCCATACCAAGGTGCAGCTCGACGGGGCGCTCTGCCGCTGCGGCCAGCGCGGCTGCCTCGAGGCCTATACCTCCGACTACGCGCTGGTCCGCGAGGCCCATACCGCGCTGGAACTCGACAGCCGATTGCAGCTTTCGCCCCAGATGGTGCTGGAAAGCCTGCACGACCGGGCCAAGGCGGGCAACGAGGCGGCGCGCAGCATCTTTCGCCGGGCCGGGCGCTACATGGCGGCCGGGCTTGCCAATGTGATCAACCTCTTCGACCCCTCGCTGATCATCCTTTCGGGAGAGCGGATGCAGTATCAGTACCTCTATGCCGAAGAGGTGATGCGCGAGATGGAAGAGCTGATCGTGGGCCGGGGGCGCAAGGCCCCCGAGGTGGCCGTGAACGCCTGGGGCGATCTGGTCTGGGCGCGGGGCGCGGCGGCGCTGGCGCTGGAAGTGGCCGCCGACAAACTCGCGGGGCGGGGCGCATCTTGA
- a CDS encoding substrate-binding domain-containing protein has protein sequence MKKTLLAAAMASAAIAAPAFAQTVGVSWSNFQEERWKTDEAAIKAALEAAGATYISADAQASAAKQLTDVEALISQGADALIILAMDKDAIGPAIDAAAAEGIPVVGYDRLIEDDRTFYITFDNKGVGRIIAEQVTAAQPEGNIAIIKGDKGDPNALFLLEGMMEVIGDDVEAGKLTIACETFTDGWKPDNAQKNMEQCLTSTGNEIDAVLAENDGMAGGVIAALAAQGLDGIPVGGQDGDLAAINRVARGTQTVSVWKDSRQLGKAAGEIAVALASGTAMDAIEGSEKWSGGEKGVEMNAIFLSPTPITKDNIGDAIDAGHISKEQACEGAMDGVNGC, from the coding sequence ATGAAGAAGACCCTTCTCGCCGCCGCCATGGCATCGGCGGCCATTGCCGCACCCGCTTTCGCCCAGACCGTGGGCGTCTCCTGGTCGAACTTCCAGGAAGAGCGCTGGAAGACCGACGAGGCCGCCATCAAGGCCGCCCTCGAAGCCGCTGGCGCCACCTACATCTCCGCCGACGCCCAGGCCTCTGCCGCCAAGCAGCTGACCGATGTCGAGGCGCTCATCAGCCAGGGCGCCGACGCGCTCATCATCCTCGCGATGGACAAGGACGCCATCGGCCCGGCGATCGACGCCGCCGCCGCCGAGGGGATCCCGGTGGTCGGCTACGACCGCCTGATCGAGGACGACCGCACCTTCTACATCACCTTCGACAACAAGGGCGTGGGCCGCATCATCGCCGAGCAGGTGACCGCCGCCCAGCCCGAGGGCAACATCGCCATCATCAAGGGCGACAAGGGCGACCCCAACGCGCTCTTCCTGCTTGAAGGCATGATGGAGGTGATCGGCGACGACGTGGAAGCCGGCAAGCTCACCATCGCCTGTGAAACCTTCACCGACGGCTGGAAGCCCGACAACGCCCAGAAGAACATGGAGCAGTGCCTCACCTCCACCGGCAACGAGATCGACGCCGTGCTGGCCGAGAATGACGGCATGGCCGGCGGCGTGATCGCGGCGCTTGCGGCACAGGGCCTCGACGGCATCCCCGTCGGCGGTCAGGACGGCGACCTCGCCGCCATCAACCGCGTGGCCCGCGGCACCCAGACCGTCTCGGTCTGGAAAGACAGCCGCCAGCTCGGCAAGGCTGCCGGCGAGATCGCCGTGGCCCTGGCCAGCGGCACCGCGATGGACGCCATCGAAGGCTCCGAGAAGTGGTCGGGCGGCGAGAAGGGCGTGGAGATGAACGCCATCTTCCTCTCCCCCACCCCGATCACCAAGGACAACATCGGTGACGCCATCGACGCCGGCCACATCTCCAAGGAGCAGGCCTGCGAAGGCGCGATGGACGGCGTGAACGGCTGCTGA